The proteins below are encoded in one region of Chaetodon trifascialis isolate fChaTrf1 chromosome 11, fChaTrf1.hap1, whole genome shotgun sequence:
- the LOC139338763 gene encoding excitatory amino acid transporter 1-like → MDGCLDMLPSPNELTVLDSVEVTEPQENQTHHASLGYVSSCQNGSNVMAFLKRNAFVVLTMAAVALGGGLGFALRHINMSARSIRYLTLPGELMLRVLQMMVLPLIISSLIAGVSSVDWKAYRKIGLRALSFYMVTTVIAAFTGITLAVLIRPGKSSRTASVSSSGDADAVQTVDSFLDFLRNMIPSNLVEACFRKHKTVHSSRVSPGNVTSMTETSENSDRVPEQGTADGINILGLLFFSVAFGLTLGSMGTEGKPLRDVFDCLNKTIMCLVSIVIWYCPVGTLFLLAGEIVKMTDAGEIGRGVAFYALTVITGLLIHSLFTLPLIYFMITRKNPFRLMRGVLRALTTAFGTSSSSATLSVTLHCMENHHNMDKHVARFMLPLGATVNMDGVALYECVAALFIAQVNKMEFDLGQIIVLSLVVTAASTGAAGIPQAGMVSMLIVLSSVGLPKEDISLLLIFDWILDRLRTVTNVLGDCIGVGVVQHLSRHELQSFPL, encoded by the exons ATGGATGGCTGCCTGG ACATGCTGCCAAGCCCTAATGAACTGACTGTGTTGGACTCAGTCGAGGTTACAGAACCCCAGGAAAACCAAACACACCATGCATCCCTGGGATATGTATCTTCGTGCCAGAATGGATCTAATGTTATGGCTTTTCTCAAGAGAAATGCTTTTGTTGTTCTTACAATGGCTGCTGTTGCCTTAG GTGGTGGCCTGGGCTTTGCTCTAAGACACATTAACATGTCAGCCAGGAGTATAAGATATTTAACCCTTCCTGGAGAACTGATGCTGAGAGTCCTGCAGATGATGGTGCTTCCTCTCATCATTTCCAGTCTGATTGCAG GAGTGTCATCTGTGGACTGGAAGGCTTATAGGAAAATTGGGTTAAGGGCCCTCAGCTTTTACATGGTCACCACAGTTATTGCTGCGTTCACTGGCATCACCCTAGCTGTCCTTATCCGACCAGGGAAATCATCCAGGACTGCCTCAGTGTCCTCTAGTGGTGATGCAGACGCTGTGCAAACTGTAGATTCCTTTCTAGATTTTCTCAG AAACATGATTCCCTCAAATCTGGTGGAAGCTTGTTTCAGAAAG CATAAAACAGTTCATTCCAGTCGTGTTTCTCCAGGAAATGTCACCAGTATGACAGAGacaagtgaaaaca GTGACAGAGTACCTGAGCAAGGCACCGCAGACGGAATCAATATTTTGGGTCTATTGTTCTTCTCTGTTGCCTTTGGGCTCACTCTGGGAAGTATGGGGACTGAGGGCAAACCTCTGAGGGATGTCTTCGACTGCCTGAATAAGACCATTATGTGTCTAGTCAGCATAGTCATCTG GTACTGTCCGGTGGGAACCCTCTTCCTGCTGGCAGGAGAGATTGTGAAGATGACAGACGCCGGGGAGATTGGTCGTGGAGTTGCCTTTTACGCTCTCACTGTGATCACTGGCCTGCTGATTCACAGCCTCTTCACTCTGCCCCTCATCTATTTCATGATCACACGGAAGAATCCCTTCAGGCTTATGAGGGGTGTGCTCCGGGCTCTCACCACTGCCTTTGGGACTTCATCAAG TTCTGCAACCCTATCTGTTACCCTCCACTGTATGGAAAATCATCACAACATGGACAAGCACGTGGCACGCTTCATGCTCCCTCTTGGGGCCACAGTGAACATGGATGGTGTTGCGCTCTATGAATGTGTCGCTGCTTTATTCATTGCCCAGGTTAATAAAATGGAGTTTGACCTGGGTCAAATCATTGTCCTCAG tttggTTGTCACAGCTGCAAGCACTGGTGCAGCAGGCATCCCGCAGGCTGGCATGGTGTCCATGTTGATTGTGTTGTCGTCAGTTGGACTTCCCAAAGAGGACATATCACTGCTCTTGATTTTTGACTGGATTCT GGATCGTCTACGGACTGTCACCAATGTGCTGGGTGACTGTATCGGCGTGGGTGTAGTGCAGCATCTGTCCAGACACGAGCTGCAGAGCTTTCCACTGTGA
- the LOC139338427 gene encoding caytaxin-like, with translation MGTAEATLRMDSMEVKDEWQDEDFPRPLPEDGDVDSSCGLTDNRTNPPTTLNVGESMAQRKRRTLVAPDMNLSLDQSEGSVLSDDFLETPDDLDINVDDIETPDETDSLEFINNGNELEWEDDTPVATAKRLPGESEEERDSSGRLWRTVIIGDQEQRIDMQVIRPYLRVVTHGGYYGEGLNAIIVFAACHLPDSSCEDYTYIMENLFLYVVSSLELLVAEDYMIVYMNGATPRRKMPGISWLKRCYQMIDRKLRKNLKCLIIAHPTWFIRTVLAISRPFISVKFMDKIRYVHTLEELSQIIPMEHVQIPECVLQYDEEKIRAQRERLEQEQQQTNSTPPKERPKSVMAEVGRDI, from the exons ATGGGTACAGCAGAAGCCACTTTACGCATGGACAGCATGGAGGTTAAGGACGAGTGGCAGGATGAGGACTTCCCCAG GCCGCTTCCAGAGGATGGAGACGTTGATTCCTCATGTGGCCTCACTGACAACAGAACCA ATCCTCCCACCACCCTGAATGTTGGCGAGTCCATGGCCCAGCGCAAGCGTCGCACTCTGGTCGCCCCCGACATGAACCTCTCCCTGGATCAGAGCGAGGGGTCGGTGCTGTCGGATGACTTCCTGGAAACGCCCGACGACCTGGACATCAACGTAGATGACATCGAGACTCCGGATGAGACTGACTCGCTGGAGTTCATCAACAACGGCAACGAGCTGGAGTGGGAAG ATGACACTCCCGTGGCCACTGCCAAGCGGCTTCCCGGTGaaagtgaagaggagagagactcATCCGGTCGTCTGTGGCGAACAGTGATCATCGGTGACCAGGAGCAGCGGATTGACATGCAGGTCATCAGGCCGTACCTGCGGGTGGTCACACACGGTG gtTATTACGGTGAAGGTCTGAATGCCATCATCGTGTTTGCTGCCTGCCACCtccctgacagcagctgtgaggacTACACTTACATCATGGAGAATCTCTTCCT GTACGTCGTGAGcagcctggagctgctggtggcAGAAGATTACATGATTGTTTATATGAACGGAGCAACTCCTCGCAGGAAGATGCCCGGCATCAGCTGGCTGAAGAGATGCTACCAAATGATTGACAGGAA ACTGAGGAAGAATCTAAAGTGTCTCATCATCGCTCACCCAACATGGTTCATCCGGACCGTCCTGGCCATCTCAAGACCTTTCATCAG TGTGAAGTTCATGGATAAGATCCGGTACGTTCACACCCTGGAGGAGCTCAGCCAGATCATCCCCATGGAGCATGTGCAGAtccctgagtgtgtgttgca GTATGATGAGGAGAAGATAAGAGCACAACGGGAAAG ACTTGagcaagagcagcagcagaccaaCTCAACACCGCCTAAAGAAAG GCCAAAGTCAGTGATGGCAGAAGTTGGCCGTGACATCTGA
- the LOC139339303 gene encoding nicotinamide riboside kinase 2-like isoform X2, translated as MKLIIGIGGVTNGGKTTLTNRLLKTLPNCCVVHQDDFFKKPDQIEVGEDGFRQWDVITALDMEAMVNTVRGWQENPVKFARSHGVSLSPEAAEEKGIHILIIEGFLIYNYKPLIDVYDKCFYISIPYEECKRRRSTRTYTVPDPPGLFDGHVWPMYLKHRKEMENNCDRLEYLDGMTSKEDIYNKVYESVQNSLLNTL; from the exons ATGAAGTTAATCATCGGCATTGGAGG agtgacCAACGGTGGCAAGACCACTTTAACAAATAGACTACTAAAGACATTACCCAACTGTTGTGTGGTTCATCAGGATGACTTTTTCAAG AAACCCGATCAAATAGAAGTCGGGGAGGACGGCTTTAGACAGTGGGATG TGATCACCGCCCTGGACATGGAGGCTATGGTGAACACTGTGAGAGGCTGGCAGGAGAACCCGGTAAAGTTTGCTCGCTCACACGGCGTCAGCCTGTCACCTGAGGCCGCGGAGGAGAAGGGAATCCATATTCTCATCATTGAGGGCTTCCTCATCTACAATTACAA GCCTCTCATTGACGTCTATGACAAATGTTTCTACATTTCCATTCCTTATGAGGAGTGcaaaaggaggagaag TACAAGGACATACACAGTCCCCGACCCCCCAGGCCTGTTCGATGGCCACGTCTGGCCCATGTACTTGAAACacaggaaggagatggagaacAACTGTGACAGACTAG AGTACCTTGACGGGATGACATCGAAGGAAGATATCTACAACAAAGTATATGAAAGCGTTCAGAACTCCCTGCTGAACACTTTATAG
- the LOC139339303 gene encoding nicotinamide riboside kinase 2-like isoform X1 encodes MCTFPECNSSVWHDMYFHFRVTNGGKTTLTNRLLKTLPNCCVVHQDDFFKKPDQIEVGEDGFRQWDVITALDMEAMVNTVRGWQENPVKFARSHGVSLSPEAAEEKGIHILIIEGFLIYNYKPLIDVYDKCFYISIPYEECKRRRSTRTYTVPDPPGLFDGHVWPMYLKHRKEMENNCDRLEYLDGMTSKEDIYNKVYESVQNSLLNTL; translated from the exons ATGTGCACATTCCCAGAGTGTAACTCATCTGTGTGGCATGacatgtattttcatttcagagtgacCAACGGTGGCAAGACCACTTTAACAAATAGACTACTAAAGACATTACCCAACTGTTGTGTGGTTCATCAGGATGACTTTTTCAAG AAACCCGATCAAATAGAAGTCGGGGAGGACGGCTTTAGACAGTGGGATG TGATCACCGCCCTGGACATGGAGGCTATGGTGAACACTGTGAGAGGCTGGCAGGAGAACCCGGTAAAGTTTGCTCGCTCACACGGCGTCAGCCTGTCACCTGAGGCCGCGGAGGAGAAGGGAATCCATATTCTCATCATTGAGGGCTTCCTCATCTACAATTACAA GCCTCTCATTGACGTCTATGACAAATGTTTCTACATTTCCATTCCTTATGAGGAGTGcaaaaggaggagaag TACAAGGACATACACAGTCCCCGACCCCCCAGGCCTGTTCGATGGCCACGTCTGGCCCATGTACTTGAAACacaggaaggagatggagaacAACTGTGACAGACTAG AGTACCTTGACGGGATGACATCGAAGGAAGATATCTACAACAAAGTATATGAAAGCGTTCAGAACTCCCTGCTGAACACTTTATAG
- the LOC139339303 gene encoding nicotinamide riboside kinase 2-like isoform X3, translating into MEAMVNTVRGWQENPVKFARSHGVSLSPEAAEEKGIHILIIEGFLIYNYKPLIDVYDKCFYISIPYEECKRRRSTRTYTVPDPPGLFDGHVWPMYLKHRKEMENNCDRLEYLDGMTSKEDIYNKVYESVQNSLLNTL; encoded by the exons ATGGAGGCTATGGTGAACACTGTGAGAGGCTGGCAGGAGAACCCGGTAAAGTTTGCTCGCTCACACGGCGTCAGCCTGTCACCTGAGGCCGCGGAGGAGAAGGGAATCCATATTCTCATCATTGAGGGCTTCCTCATCTACAATTACAA GCCTCTCATTGACGTCTATGACAAATGTTTCTACATTTCCATTCCTTATGAGGAGTGcaaaaggaggagaag TACAAGGACATACACAGTCCCCGACCCCCCAGGCCTGTTCGATGGCCACGTCTGGCCCATGTACTTGAAACacaggaaggagatggagaacAACTGTGACAGACTAG AGTACCTTGACGGGATGACATCGAAGGAAGATATCTACAACAAAGTATATGAAAGCGTTCAGAACTCCCTGCTGAACACTTTATAG
- the LOC139339302 gene encoding protein-lysine 6-oxidase-like: MAKWSLLLLYLFQGLFPLIFGQQQRTAGPWRHRIQWENNGQIYSLMSTGLEYQAPVRSRSQSRVYVSSRRDGTRSQMSGAHRRATLVRPGQAESRQLRTDHAAEPGSIAPGHAVRQYAPITGRALGTREQPERPYGAGAAGYPGARRVNSEHSNPINASAAGSLDATALHARAGEPGPGAQYQQLRGVPEAMSVPAQPAQTDHSISAYPPTLQRESEAPAPFPAHSEDVSNEAGGNGEGMVNDDPRNPLKNHRNSVFYNMYPTRGRSVARTHRPPGTGYGTRYFQNGLPDLVPDPYAIQAGAYVQRMQMYALRCAAEENCLARSAYGPTVRDIDFRVLLRFPQKVKNQGTTDFLPVKPRYQWDWHSCHQHYHSMDAFSNYDLLDVITGRKVAEGHKASFCLEDTGCDAGFRRRYACTSHTQGLSPGCHDIYAANIDCQWIDITDVPPGNYILKVTVNPNFHVLESDFTNNVVRCDVMYTGVYVQTRNCRVTRG, from the exons ATGGCAAAATGGTCACTTTTACTTTTATACTTGTTCCAAGGACTGTTCCCCCTCATCTTTGGTCAGCAGCAGCGCACAGCTGGCCCCTGGCGGCACCGGATTCAGTGGGAGAACAACGGGCAGATTTATAGCCTAATGAGCACAGGATTAGAGTACCAGGCCCCGGTTCGGTCCAGAAGTCAGTCGAGGGTTTAtgtgagcagcaggagggaTGGCACCAGGAGCCAAATGTCGGGAGCGCACAGAAGAGCGACGCTTGTTAGACCCGGACAGGCTGAGTCCAGACAGCTCAGGACTGATCACGCTGCGGAACCAGGATCTATCGCGCCAGGACACGCTGTTAGACAGTACGCGCCTATTACAGGTCGTGCGTTAGGGACCAGAGAGCAGCCTGAGCGTCCCTATGGAGCAGGAGCTGCGGGTTATCCAGGTGCACGACGCGTTAACTCTGAACACAGCAACCCCATCAACGCCTCTGCGGCGGGGAGTTTGGATGCTACTGCACTGCACGCCAGAGCAGGAGAACCAGGTCCTGGTGCGCAATACCAACAGTTACGCGGGGTTCCAGAGGCGATGTCTGTCCCCGCGCAACCCGCGCAGACAGATCACTCCATCTCAGCATACCCCCCGACTCTACAAAGGGAATCTGAGGCTCCTGCTCCTTTCCCTGCACATAGTGAGGATGTCTCAAACGAGGCAGGCGGTAATGGAGAGGGCATGGTTAACGACGACCCTCGAAACCCGTTGAAAAACCACAGGAACTCTGTTTTCTACAACATGTATCCCACAAGAGGGAGGTCAGTGGCACGCACGCACCGTCCGCCTGGCACAGGATATGGAACAAGATATTTCCAAAATG GACTGCCAGACCTCGTGCCAGACCCGTATGCCATCCAAGCAGGTGCTTATGTCCAGCGCATGCAGATGTATGCGCTGcgctgtgctgcagaggagaacTGTCTGGCCAG GTCGGCTTATGGACCCACCGTGAGAGACATCGACTTCAGAGTCCTCCTGCGATTCCCCCAGAAAGTGAAGAACCAAGGCACCACAGACTTCCTTCCTGTCAAGCCCAGATATCAGTGGGACTGGCACAGCTGTCACCA ACACTACCACAGCATGGACGCCTTCAGCAACTACGACCTGCTGGATGTCATCACTGGACGGAAAGTGGCCGAGGGACACAAGGCCAGTTTTTGCCTGGAGGACACAGGCTGTGACGCCGGATTCAGGCGGCGCTACGCCTGTACGTCTCATACACAG GGACTGAGCCCAGGATGCCACGACATCTACGCCGCCAACATCGACTGTCAGTGGATTGACATCACTGATGTGCCTCCAGGAAACTATATCTTGAAG GTTACTGTCAATCCCAATTTCCACGTCCTGGAGTCAGACTTCACCAACAACGTAGTGAGATGCGATGTGATGTACACAGGAGTCTACGTCCAGACACGCAACTGTCGAGTCACAAG GGGTTGA